One stretch of Arthrobacter polaris DNA includes these proteins:
- the paaE gene encoding 1,2-phenylacetyl-CoA epoxidase subunit PaaE yields MSVPINAAARRRVSFHKLTVSQVRRLTEDAIEVTXAVPSRLAGFYDYLPGQYVALRLKMPDADGVLRELRRSYSLCAVPVQFPDGSSELKVAIKRDIGGEFSTWANAELAAGTAMEVMSPQXAFISRHFGAVMGSGSSDGATPADAGNSPDSAGQNAGDSLNVLNSMNHPEELAWTAGTYVAIAAGSGITXVMALAKSLLAGNADTRLDLVYANKAAMDVMFLEELADLKDRYPQRFALHHVLSREQRISPLLSGRLDAQKLEMLLSKAIHADEVDEWFXCGPFELVQLCRDVLETRGVPRDAVRFELFTTGRPDHPEGQHGRPVLIDSSEETYKITFTLDGLRADILSPVHARETVLNAALRVRPDVPFACAGGVCGTCRAKLVAGNVHMDENYALEPDELEAGYILTCQSHPTTPEVKVDYDG; encoded by the coding sequence ATGAGCGTCCCTATCAATGCCGCGGCCCGGCGCAGGGTGTCGTTCCACAAGCTGACCGTGTCCCAAGTACGGCGGCTGACGGAAGACGCCATCGAGGTCACTNTTGCCGTGCCTTCCCGGCTGGCCGGCTTCTACGACTACCTTCCCGGCCAGTACGTGGCGCTGCGACTGAAGATGCCAGATGCCGACGGGGTGCTCCGTGAACTGCGCCGTAGCTACTCACTGTGCGCCGTGCCCGTGCAATTCCCCGACGGCAGCTCAGAACTGAAAGTCGCCATTAAGAGAGACATCGGCGGCGAATTTTCCACCTGGGCCAATGCCGAGCTGGCCGCTGGCACCGCCATGGAAGTCATGAGCCCACAGNGGGCGTTCATCTCCCGGCATTTTGGGGCAGTGATGGGCAGTGGTAGCTCCGACGGCGCCACCCCGGCTGACGCGGGAAACTCGCCTGACAGTGCTGGCCAGAACGCGGGAGATTCGCTGAATGTACTCAACAGCATGAACCACCCGGAGGAACTGGCCTGGACTGCTGGAACCTATGTGGCCATCGCGGCTGGATCCGGCATCACCNCCGTCATGGCGCTGGCGAAATCGCTTCTGGCAGGCAACGCAGATACCCGCCTTGACTTGGTCTACGCGAATAAGGCCGCCATGGACGTCATGTTCCTGGAGGAGCTGGCAGACCTGAAGGATAGGTACCCACAGCGCTTTGCCCTCCACCACGTGCTTTCTCGTGAACAGCGCATTTCCCCACTACTCAGCGGGCGCTTGGATGCACAAAAGCTGGAGATGCTGCTGAGCAAGGCTATCCATGCAGACGAGGTTGACGAATGGTTTNTGTGCGGGCCGTTTGAACTGGTCCAGCTGTGCCGGGACGTGCTGGAAACCCGAGGCGTGCCACGCGATGCCGTTCGCTTTGAACTGTTCACCACCGGCCGCCCGGATCATCCGGAGGGCCAGCACGGGCGTCCGGTCCTGATCGACTCCTCCGAAGAAACCTACAAGATCACCTTCACCCTCGACGGACTCAGAGCCGACATCCTCAGCCCCGTTCACGCCCGCGAAACCGTCCTCAACGCAGCCCTGCGTGTGCGTCCTGACGTGCCGTTCGCCTGCGCCGGCGGGGTGTGCGGGACATGCCGGGCCAAGCTAGTTGCAGGCAACGTCCACATGGATGAAAACTACGCCCTTGAACCGGACGAGCTGGAAGCCGGCTACATTCTCACCTGCCAGTCCCACCCCACCACGCCGGAGGTCAAGGTTGACTACGACGGCTAA
- a CDS encoding glycoside hydrolase family 27 protein encodes MGWNSWNSFRCYDISEQKLLEVADVLVASGMQAAGYDTFVIDDCWQAHSRGNDGRLRSHPKRFPSGMAALGEELXNRGFKFGLYGSPGRKTCAMIYDRYPGRGLGSFGREELDAQTFADXGVDFLKYDWCEADEDNTRLRYPEAFERMALALESTGRQIIYSISEYGRTQPWTWAGDYGHMWRTTVDIERNWASVMAIADAQADITQFSGPHHWNXPDMLQAGNPGLNTAEEETHFALWCFLAAPLMAGHXPRTMTESVRKLLTNEHLLAIDQDALGQAAARTQPMTGVDVWTRPLKNGEAWLVVNKTEEEVQVIHQNGKLRLNNTSIATIGTGAHVLPLRDGKKTPLAHDSTWEXPHGCLPITSQIQK; translated from the coding sequence ATGGGCTGGAACAGCTGGAATTCCTTCCGTTGCTACGACATCAGCGAACAAAAGCTCCTCGAAGTAGCCGATGTCCTCGTTGCTAGCGGCATGCAAGCGGCCGGATATGACACCTTCGTCATTGATGACTGCTGGCAGGCACACAGCCGAGGCAATGACGGACGCCTGCGCTCCCATCCCAAACGGTTCCCCTCCGGCATGGCAGCTCTGGGAGAAGAACTCAANAACCGCGGGTTCAAGTTTGGTTTGTACGGCTCACCAGGCCGTAAAACCTGCGCCATGATCTACGACCGCTATCCCGGCCGTGGCCTAGGCTCTTTCGGCCGAGAAGAATTAGACGCCCAGACATTCGCCGATTNNGGGGTGGATTTCCTTAAATATGACTGGTGCGAAGCCGACGAAGACAACACGAGGCTGCGCTACCCCGAAGCCTTCGAAAGAATGGCTTTGGCGTTGGAAAGTACCGGCCGTCAGATCATCTATTCGATCTCTGAATATGGTCGTACCCAGCCCTGGACTTGGGCTGGTGACTACGGGCACATGTGGCGCACCACCGTTGACATTGAACGGAACTGGGCCTCGGTCATGGCAATTGCTGACGCGCAAGCAGACATTACGCAGTTCTCAGGACCGCACCACTGGAACGANCCGGACATGCTGCAAGCCGGCAATCCTGGCTTGAACACGGCAGAGGAAGAAACCCATTTCGCTCTTTGGTGCTTCTTGGCCGCGCCGTTGATGGCCGGGCATGANCCCCGCACCATGACCGAGTCCGTGCGGAAACTACTCACCAACGAGCACCTACTCGCCATTGACCAAGATGCCCTGGGCCAGGCCGCGGCCCGGACGCAACCGATGACTGGTGTCGACGTGTGGACTAGGCCCCTGAAGAATGGCGAAGCATGGCTGGTGGTCAACAAAACAGAGGAAGAAGTCCAAGTAATTCACCAAAACGGGAAACTGCGCCTGAACAACACCAGCATCGCCACGATCGGCACTGGCGCCCACGTACTCCCACTGCGCGACGGCAAGAAAACCCCACTCGCGCACGACAGCACCTGGGAAATNCCCCACGGCTGTCTACCCATCACCAGTCAAATCCAGAAATGA
- a CDS encoding iron chaperone: MGTAVSAYLSTIDGADRAALERVYKIAREIVPEAEEGTSYAMAALIYRGKGLIATVRAKKFLALYPYSGAVVAANLNVLANFETTTGSIHYSAEHQLPDIALRSIVTARRDEIDAQTC, translated from the coding sequence ATGGGAACAGCAGTCAGCGCATATCTGAGCACGATCGACGGTGCCGATCGTGCCGCCCTCGAACGTGTCTACAAGATCGCTCGCGAAATCGTGCCCGAGGCCGAGGAGGGCACAAGCTACGCCATGGCCGCGCTCATCTACCGGGGTAAAGGCCTTATCGCTACAGTGCGGGCAAAGAAGTTTCTGGCGCTCTACCCATACAGTGGCGCAGTTGTGGCAGCTAATCTCAATGTACTGGCCAATTTCGAAACGACGACCGGAAGCATCCACTACTCTGCGGAGCATCAGCTACCTGATATCGCACTGCGGAGCATCGTCACTGCACGGCGAGACGAGATTGACGCACAAACCTGCTAG
- a CDS encoding S66 peptidase family protein: MEIRYPRPLVPGDVIGVTAPSAGVPGSLTRRLDFAVQQLRDRGFAVDMGDCMDGSTRISAPVEQRARELMRMLLDPKIKAVVPPWGGETAIDLIPHLDFDALASAEPTWFVGYSDISTLLTPVTLRTGMATLHGSNLLDTPYRVPESLMTWIDIASLPAGASFKQVSPGVYRVNDWDDWESKPEVTENAWNGTGAWERLDKGQDEVSVTGRLIGGCIETMVNLAGTXYLNSEALRNDGSGSLIVYVEASSVDATTICRHLHGMRLAGFFDGAKAILVGRTGAPDSATLTQAEAVLDALGMLGIPIIGNVECGHVPPQLPIVNGAQGHLVFNEXDQYLEQTLA, encoded by the coding sequence ATGGAGATTCGATACCCTAGGCCGCTAGTACCCGGCGATGTAATTGGCGTTACTGCCCCGTCGGCTGGTGTGCCAGGATCGCTTACGCGACGCTTGGATTTTGCCGTACAGCAATTGCGTGACCGCGGTTTCGCAGTGGATATGGGTGACTGCATGGACGGTTCCACTCGCATCAGTGCACCCGTTGAACAACGGGCCCGTGAGCTAATGCGGATGCTTTTGGACCCTAAGATCAAAGCCGTTGTGCCTCCGTGGGGCGGTGAGACGGCCATTGACCTCATTCCTCACCTCGATTTCGATGCACTCGCTTCCGCGGAACCAACCTGGTTCGTGGGGTACTCCGATATTTCAACGTTACTCACCCCGGTCACGCTCCGAACAGGCATGGCAACGCTCCATGGGAGCAACCTCCTGGACACGCCATATCGAGTCCCGGAATCGTTGATGACATGGATCGATATCGCTTCACTGCCTGCGGGAGCCAGTTTCAAGCAAGTCTCGCCGGGCGTTTATCGTGTCAATGACTGGGACGATTGGGAAAGCAAGCCCGAAGTAACTGAAAATGCATGGAACGGCACCGGGGCCTGGGAACGGCTCGACAAGGGCCAGGACGAGGTAAGCGTTACAGGCCGTCTAATCGGCGGATGCATAGAGACGATGGTCAACCTCGCCGGTACCNCCTACCTGAATTCCGAGGCGTTGCGCAATGACGGCTCTGGGTCCTTGATCGTCTATGTAGAAGCTTCCAGTGTTGATGCCACGACGATCTGCCGGCACCTCCACGGCATGCGCTTGGCCGGCTTCTTCGACGGCGCCAAAGCCATTCTCGTGGGACGCACCGGCGCCCCTGATTCGGCAACTCTCACCCAGGCAGAGGCGGTCCTCGATGCCCTGGGAATGCTCGGCATACCCATCATCGGCAATGTGGAATGCGGCCATGTCCCGCCACAGCTCCCAATCGTCAACGGAGCCCAAGGCCACCTTGTGTTCAACGAANAAGACCAATACCTAGAACAGACTTTGGCCTGA
- a CDS encoding iron chaperone codes for MTEESTGFSTQERTAMKARAQELRAAGKAGAKKADGLQAVLDAIAKMTDEDRVLAERLHVIVTANAPGLLPKTWYGMPAYANDEGKIVFCFKNSGKFNTRYSTIEFQDAAYLDDGEIWPVSFALQTWSPAVXEKVTEVVKAAVS; via the coding sequence ATGACCGAGGAATCAACCGGTTTCAGCACCCAAGAGCGTACAGCGATGAAGGCACGCGCACAGGAGTTACGGGCCGCGGGCAAAGCCGGCGCCAAGAAGGCCGATGGGCTGCAGGCGGTCTTGGACGCCATCGCGAAGATGACAGACGAAGACCGTGTGCTCGCCGAGCGCCTGCACGTAATAGTCACAGCGAATGCTCCNGGGCTGCTGCCGAAGACTTGGTACGGGATGCCGGCGTACGCGAACGACGAGGGCAAGATAGTTTTCTGCTTCAAGAATTCGGGTAAGTTCAACACCCGCTACTCAACCATCGAATTCCAGGACGCGGCATACCTCGACGACGGCGAGATCTGGCCGGTGTCTTTCGCGCTTCAAACGTGGAGCCCGGCGGTTGANGAAAAAGTCACAGAAGTGGTGAAGGCCGCAGTCTCCTAA
- a CDS encoding family 16 glycosylhydrolase, with amino-acid sequence MKRISKFFALTAAAAVIAGAVGTMPIPPASAASTGDFPGNPLNKPGYYLTASDEFNVSGATLTPELWNTKYLPHWSSVSNEARYAISNGALDLRIDKDTPAWDPAYDGNTKISGIQTAQRDGLHKWNANYPGINHHEPTNMQHIQRYGYFEIRAKVAKGGGLHSAWWMVGAQQDTVPGNGATKQNSEVDIFETLGRDTTKGLFNWHKWNDPAGGEKSTTFGNGSDLSAAYHVYGFEWTPTQMKLYLDNTLVQTIQGSPNYPMLTLLGIYERQTQXSWTGPFDPSIPYPKNFSIDYFRAYXKAPTGSYTLEIDDAALYGTAXVCFHRECNRGRAVNYIGQGTENKAILDELYAVTSGSKXLTLRYASAETRNVTYRVNQXDPHNNGSTGYQRVDHLQHGIFTTSLNAGNNTIEFWNETGWAPDLDTLTVG; translated from the coding sequence ATGAAAAGAATAAGCAAATTCTTTGCCCTTACCGCCGCGGCAGCGGTAATCGCCGGAGCCGTCGGCACTATGCCGATACCCCCAGCATCCGCCGCATCGACCGGAGATTTTCCAGGTAATCCGTTGAACAAGCCAGGATATTACCTGACAGCAAGCGATGAGTTCAATGTCTCCGGAGCCACCCTCACCCCAGAACTCTGGAACACTAAATATCTTCCTCACTGGAGCAGCGTCAGCAACGAAGCCCGCTACGCCATCTCAAACGGGGCACTGGATCTTCGCATCGACAAAGACACACCAGCTTGGGACCCGGCATATGACGGCAACACCAAAATCTCCGGCATCCAGACAGCCCAACGCGATGGACTCCACAAATGGAACGCCAACTACCCAGGCATCAACCATCACGAACCCACAAACATGCAACACATCCAGCGCTACGGCTATTTTGAAATCAGAGCAAAGGTAGCCAAAGGAGGCGGACTCCACTCCGCGTGGTGGATGGTCGGAGCTCAACAAGACACTGTGCCCGGCAACGGAGCAACCAAACAAAACAGCGAAGTTGACATCTTTGAAACTCTAGGCCGTGACACAACCAAGGGGCTGTTCAACTGGCACAAATGGAACGATCCGGCAGGAGGAGAAAAGAGCACCACATTCGGAAACGGCTCAGATCTGTCAGCTGCCTACCATGTCTACGGTTTCGAATGGACACCTACCCAGATGAAGCTCTACCTAGACAACACACTGGTACAAACCATACAAGGCAGCCCAAACTACCCCATGCTCACCCTGCTCGGGATCTATGAAAGACAGACCCAGGANTCATGGACTGGCCCGTTCGATCCCTCTATTCCATACCCCAAGAACTTCTCCATCGACTACTTTCGCGCCTACCANAAAGCCCCAACAGGCAGTTATACCCTCGAAATAGACGACGCAGCCCTCTACGGAACCGCCAANGTCTGCTTCCATCGCGAATGCAACCGGGGACGCGCAGTCAACTACATCGGACAAGGGACAGAGAATAAAGCAATACTCGATGAACTCTACGCAGTCACCAGCGGATCAAAACANCTGACCTTGCGCTACGCCAGCGCTGAGACTCGCAATGTCACCTACCGCGTGAACCAANNGGACCCCCACAACAATGGCTCTACCGGCTACCAGCGGGTGGACCACCTTCAGCACGGCATCTTTACCACGTCACTCAACGCCGGCAATAACACCATAGAATTCTGGAACGAAACAGGATGGGCACCCGACTTAGACACCCTCACCGTCGGCTAG
- a CDS encoding sugar ABC transporter substrate-binding protein — translation MSSLLILTAMGATTAFAAVGCGTADGGSADGNTSLSYALWDDKQLPAYQACVDAFTKDNPTISVKVTQTSWDQYWTNLTTELSSGTAPDVFTNHVSRYPELASNNQLFDLQPAVDAAKVDLSVYRAGLADNWVKDGKRYALPKDFDTIAIAYDSAKVEAAKIDPATLNELTWNPDDGGTFEQTIAALTVDKNGNNGLSASFDKTNVKNYGLLAYEPGDGFGQTWWGNFAASNGFSYTDXNPFGTQYNYDSPELAQTLTWFRSIVEKGXHAAPEKLGKLGPVQLLSSGQVAMNTNGSWQMNAFTEANKDIKFAKLPVGPEGRKSLLNGLGDSVFAGTKHPEEAQKLALYLGSEECQTVVAAKAVVFPAIATTDATAVDAFKNKAEAPIDPTAFIETADEKTXTVLYPITEHATEVNKIAGDAIDAILRGTKEAQPALTEAQQQINSLFGK, via the coding sequence TTGAGCAGTCTTCTCATTTTGACCGCAATGGGCGCCACCACTGCTTTTGCCGCGGTGGGATGCGGTACCGCAGATGGTGGATCCGCCGATGGAAACACCAGCCTGAGCTACGCCCTGTGGGACGACAAACAGCTACCGGCCTACCAAGCCTGCGTCGATGCCTTCACGAAGGATAACCCCACCATCTCGGTTAAAGTCACCCAAACCTCCTGGGACCAGTACTGGACAAACCTCACCACCGAGCTCTCTTCGGGAACGGCCCCTGACGTGTTTACCAACCATGTCTCTCGCTACCCTGAGCTCGCATCCAATAACCAGCTCTTTGATCTTCAGCCGGCTGTTGACGCTGCCAAGGTTGATCTTTCAGTTTACCGCGCCGGCCTGGCCGATAACTGGGTCAAGGACGGCAAGCGATATGCCCTGCCGAAGGACTTTGACACCATCGCGATCGCCTACGACAGTGCGAAAGTTGAGGCTGCCAAAATAGATCCGGCCACTTTGAATGAGCTGACATGGAACCCCGACGACGGCGGAACGTTTGAGCAGACTATCGCCGCATTGACCGTGGATAAGAACGGCAACAACGGACTGAGCGCTTCTTTCGATAAAACNAACGTCAAGAACTACGGGTTGTTGGCCTACGAGCCCGGTGACGGATTTGGACAAACGTGGTGGGGAAACTTTGCCGCCAGTAACGGATTCAGCTACACCGACAANAACCCGTTCGGCACGCAATACAATTACGACTCACCTGAACTGGCTCAGACTCTGACATGGTTCCGCTCCATTGTGGAGAAGGGTNNACATGCTGCCCCGGAGAAACTGGGTAAACTCGGCCCGGTCCAGCTTCTCTCTTCTGGCCAGGTGGCCATGAACACCAACGGGTCCTGGCAGATGAATGCCTTCACCGAAGCTAACAAGGACATCAAGTTCGCCAAGCTTCCAGTGGGCCCCGAGGGCCGCAAGTCACTCTTGAACGGTTTGGGTGACTCCGTCTTTGCCGGTACTAAGCACCCGGAAGAAGCGCAGAAACTTGCTCTCTACTTAGGCTCAGAGGAGTGCCAGACTGTTGTAGCTGCCAAGGCCGTGGTGTTCCCGGCTATCGCAACCACCGACGCCACAGCAGTGGATGCCTTCAAGAACAAGGCTGAGGCTCCTATTGATCCGACGGCCTTTATCGAAACCGCGGACGAAAAGACGCANACGGTGTTGTATCCGATCACAGAACACGCCACCGAGGTCAACAAGATCGCCGGTGATGCGATCGACGCCATTCTGCGAGGCACCAAAGAGGCACAACCCGCATTGACCGAAGCCCAGCAACAAATCAACTCCCTTTTCGGAAAATAA
- a CDS encoding carbohydrate ABC transporter permease, with translation MFRSITIPLLRPILTLVLIICMVGSVQIFDTIAVATEGGPLNSTNVLYYYIFQKAFTNFDLGYASAMAVVVLAILAVLTLLQFKLARGNESDLS, from the coding sequence ATGTTTCGCTCGATCACCATTCCCCTGCTGAGGCCCATCCTGACCCTGGTGCTTATTATCTGCATGGTTGGATCCGTGCAAATCTTTGACACTATCGCTGTCGCCACTGAAGGTGGCCCACTCAACAGCACCAACGTTCTTTACTACTACATTTTCCAAAAGGCGTTTACGAACTTCGACTTGGGCTACGCCAGCGCGATGGCCGTGGTGGTGCTGGCAATACTGGCCGTACTCACCCTCTTGCAGTTCAAACTCGCTCGCGGCAACGAATCGGACCTGAGCTAA
- a CDS encoding carbohydrate ABC transporter permease, translating to MSGLTAPVTMDNFLRILGFGSTTGSDGGSGATLPFAQFFLNSVIYTALTTVGQVVCCTMAAYAFARLRFPLRNFIFGIFLTALMIXPIFTMLPNFLLMKNLGLVSTMAGLVLPTLLMTPFAVFFMRQFFLSVPREIEEAAIIDGANHWTLFSKIVAPMVKGPILTLGIITAVQQWNDYLWPLLIGRSDSSTVLTVGLSRFLAQSPTGAIDWSGLMAGSVLTVLPVLALLLIFGKTRQRHSIQRNQIKEIMKRNN from the coding sequence TTGTCAGGACTTACAGCACCGGTAACCATGGACAACTTCCTGAGAATTCTGGGATTTGGTTCCACGACCGGTAGCGACGGNGGTAGCGGCGCAACATTGCCGTTCGCACAATTCTTTCTCAACTCTGTGATCTACACGGCCCTGACAACGGTGGGTCAAGTGGTGTGCTGCACCATGGCCGCCTACGCCTTCGCCAGGCTCCGGTTCCCATTACGTAATTTCATCTTCGGAATCTTCCTGACCGCACTAATGATCCNNCCGATTTTTACCATGCTCCCCAACTTTCTTCTGATGAAGAACTTGGGACTCGTCAGCACCATGGCCGGTCTGGTACTCCCGACCTTATTGATGACCCCATTCGCAGTGTTCTTCATGCGTCAGTTCTTCCTCTCGGTGCCCCGGGAGATCGAGGAAGCAGCAATTATCGACGGGGCCAACCACTGGACACTGTTCAGCAAAATCGTCGCCCCCATGGTCAAGGGACCCATCCTGACCCTCGGCATCATCACCGCCGTCCAACAATGGAACGACTACCTCTGGCCGTTACTCATTGGCAGAAGCGATTCCAGCACCGTCCTCACCGTGGGATTGAGCCGATTTCTGGCCCAATCCCCAACNGGGGCCATTGACTGGTCTGGCCTCATGGCCGGAAGCGTGCTGACCGTTCTCCCCGTCTTGGCACTGCTATTGATCTTTGGAAAAACTCGTCAGCGCCATTCAATTCAACGGAATCAAATAAAGGAAATCATGAAAAGAAACAATTGA
- a CDS encoding enoyl-CoA hydratase/isomerase family protein: MIDLSINEGVAEIVLNAPEKLNSLNEAELSELDAAYDDAAAAAIAGTVRXLLLRXEGRAFCAGRDIAGVDGANDDARGYLEGLLTPLLQXMAAFPAPTFAAAQGACLGVGLGLLIATDVVYVAENAKFGSPFGNLGATLDSGGHWLFTETLXAHRTLDLIYTSELVSGAEAVAAGLFSRAMPAEALLDFTXAAAAKAASGPTLAFNASKTXVAGIRKERLGLWDAVVLENEAQVALSATADYTEXFAAFSAKRKPTFTGK; the protein is encoded by the coding sequence GTGATTGACCTTTCCATCAACGAAGGCGTTGCCGAGATCGTCCTGAATGCCCCGGAAAAGCTGAACTCGCTCAACGAGGCTGAGTTGTCAGAGCTGGATGCCGCGTACGACGACGCTGCTGCCGCCGCCATCGCAGGCACCGTCCGGNCGCTGCTGCTCAGGNGAGAGGGACGGGCGTTTTGTGCAGGCCGTGACATTGCCGGGGTGGATGGTGCCAATGACGATGCGCGCGGCTACCTCGAAGGGCTGTTGACGCCGTTGCTGCAANAGATGGCAGCGTTTCCGGCCCCGACATTTGCCGCAGCGCAGGGTGCCTGCCTCGGCGTGGGATTGGGGCTGCTGATCGCAACGGACGTGGTGTATGTGGCCGAGAATGCCAAGTTTGGTTCGCCGTTTGGCAACCTTGGTGCCACGCTGGATTCCGGCGGGCACTGGCTGTTCACCGAAACACTGNGGGCGCACCGCACTCTTGACCTGATCTACACGTCCGAGCTCGTCAGTGGTGCGGAGGCCGTGGCGGCCGGGCTATTTAGCCGGGCCATGCCGGCCGAGGCACTGCTGGACTTCACCNGAGCCGCAGCAGCCAAGGCAGCCTCCGGTCCCACCCTCGCGTTCAACGCGAGCAAAACTCNNGTGGCAGGGATCCGCAAGGAAAGGCTGGGACTGTGGGACGCCGTCGTGCTTGAAAATGAGGCGCAGGTGGCACTTTCCGCAACGGCCGACTATACGGAGNGGTTCGCTGCCTTCAGCGCCAAGCGGAAGCCCACGTTCACGGGGAAGTGA
- a CDS encoding ROK family protein encodes MDAKWRPVVQGRTLQRQINAKAALRRMRHESVAISEITSELSISRPAAGDIVAELVEDGWAVESAPDNPTLVGRPAKSYRFNANQGCIMGVDIGAHTLRIQLCNLNGEPQAERELALSPEQDREGRIAATFDEIDSLLLSKNVSAAQLWSIGVASPGVLRNGXRHLLWGPDMPGWVDTDLAAAFREKYDTNVLVEGDSALGALXEVWQSNSPADEDLVYILAGYRVGLGIVLDGSLVRGYRGAAGLIGEMPELGWYRLDKYPSIKTMLNEEGSNETQFDNYCKDLALGIQAIALTLDPRIIVIGGGIGQGGQKIIQKLTDRLAGKLVTAPILRASILGDRGVLHGAVKLALTDIDQSLFNFDIPISGTS; translated from the coding sequence GTGGATGCTAAATGGCGGCCCGTCGTTCAAGGGCGGACCTTGCAACGGCAGATCAATGCCAAGGCTGCGCTGCGCCGGATGCGTCATGAGTCCGTCGCTATCAGCGAGATCACCAGCGAACTGAGCATTTCTCGTCCCGCGGCCGGAGACATCGTGGCCGAACTGGTTGAGGACGGCTGGGCGGTGGAATCGGCGCCTGACAATCCAACGTTGGTGGGTCGTCCGGCCAAATCCTACCGCTTCAATGCTAATCAGGGATGTATCATGGGCGTCGATATTGGTGCGCATACGTTAAGGATTCAGCTGTGCAATCTTAACGGCGAACCGCAGGCAGAGCGTGAACTTGCTCTTAGCCCGGAGCAGGATCGAGAAGGCAGGATTGCCGCCACTTTCGATGAAATCGACTCTCTACTGCTGAGCAAGAATGTTTCAGCGGCCCAACTTTGGTCAATTGGTGTTGCCAGTCCTGGAGTCCTGCGTAACGGANTGCGTCACCTTCTATGGGGCCCCGACATGCCCGGATGGGTCGACACTGACCTTGCCGCGGCTTTTCGTGAAAAGTACGACACTAACGTTCTTGTAGAAGGCGACAGTGCCTTGGGCGCACTGNGGGAAGTCTGGCAGTCCAACAGCCCGGCGGACGAAGACCTGGTCTACATTCTCGCCGGGTATCGCGTGGGACTCGGCATCGTATTGGACGGTAGTTTAGTTCGCGGATATCGCGGAGCTGCAGGCCTCATCGGAGAGATGCCCGAATTGGGCTGGTATCGACTGGACAAATACCCCAGTATAAAGACAATGCTCAACGAAGAAGGTTCCAACGAAACCCAGTTCGACAATTACTGCAAAGATTTGGCCCTAGGTATACAGGCAATCGCACTCACCCTCGATCCACGGATCATCGTTATCGGAGGCGGGATCGGCCAAGGAGGCCAGAAAATAATTCAGAAACTGACGGACCGTTTAGCAGGAAAACTGGTCACTGCTCCCATCCTGCGGGCCTCGATTTTAGGAGACCGGGGAGTACTCCACGGTGCCGTCAAGCTCGCCCTCACGGACATAGACCAAAGCCTCTTCAATTTTGATATTCCGATCAGTGGAACCTCTTAA
- a CDS encoding tetratricopeptide repeat protein produces the protein MTASWDVRIDSFWASADDTQPDAMLRAMEALIAERADDDPEAIYEWASIHDFLGREDEAVPLYKAAFDHGLQGPRRXQAIVQLASSLRNTGESAEAVELLERYPNDPVTGDAAQAFLAFALRDCGRHDEALRVALRALASTLPLYGRSVTAYADDLLQGTHPPLMPG, from the coding sequence ATGACTGCTTCATGGGATGTTCGCATCGATTCGTTCTGGGCTTCTGCCGATGACACACAACCGGATGCGATGCTTCGCGCCATGGAGGCGCTGATTGCCGAGCGCGCGGACGATGACCCTGAGGCGATCTATGAGTGGGCCTCGATCCACGATTTCCTTGGCAGAGAGGACGAAGCTGTTCCTTTATACAAGGCAGCCTTTGACCACGGCCTTCAAGGGCCGCGACGCNCCCAAGCCATCGTCCAGCTGGCTAGCTCTCTCCGTAACACCGGGGAGTCAGCCGAGGCCGTTGAACTCCTTGAACGGTACCCGAATGACCCAGTGACTGGCGATGCGGCGCAAGCCTTCCTCGCCTTCGCGCTTCGGGACTGTGGCCGCCACGATGAGGCCTTGCGCGTCGCGCTGAGAGCACTCGCATCCACTCTTCCGCTATACGGGCGATCTGTAACCGCCTACGCCGACGATCTCTTGCAGGGGACGCACCCGCCGTTGATGCCCGGNTAA